The following nucleotide sequence is from Salvia miltiorrhiza cultivar Shanhuang (shh) chromosome 7, IMPLAD_Smil_shh, whole genome shotgun sequence.
CTTTCATGCTCCTCTGGCTTCTCTCCGCCGTCTCTTGGACCTTCAACACCTACAGAAACCGCCACTTTCAGGTAAATATAAATCAATCCTCAACTTTTCCCAGATTTTATTTCATGTAGTCCGAGACTCGTagatatattcatttttttaatactcGTCTTCCGATTTGATCATaaaacaagtttttttttttcttgaggtATAGCTCATCTTATAAGAGTTTTagatgtattttatttaaaaataaataaaataattcctGGAGTGTTGATGCAATAATTTGTGTTGCTATTTTGTGGAACAGCCGAATAAATTACAATGGATGCTAGCCTCTGTTCCCTGGATTAAATCCTTGCAACTCTCATTCTCTTTCCTCTTTTGGTAAgccatattttaattaattttacattATTATTAGTCCCATAAAGGCAGTAAAATTGGGGGTTGCATTTGCAGGTACACATGTTTTTATTCAAATGTGTGCTCATTGTGGATGTCATTTGGTGTGTACATAATGGGAGTGCTGTTCCAAACCTTTGGGTTGATCTCCTTCTTCCTCATCTCCCACGGCTACTGCATCACCTGCCACCGCCTCTCCCTCTCCGAGAGGCGAACCGTCGCCGCCCTCGGCTGTGTCTTCTACTTGACTCTTGTTGGCTACAGAGCTTCTGTACCTTACTTCTCTGTGAGTACGCTCAATTCCCTCTCTACTCGTCTATCAGTATCAACTCCACTCACTTAAGCTTCTTCACTATCTTATCTTGAAGGTCATCCTGCTCTTAAACTATGTGCTCGTCTTCTACATTATATTCAACCACGTCGCGCACAACATAACTGTTCTGCGCGACCAGCTCAGCTTCATCGACAACCAGGATGTCCACGCCATGTACGACGCCGTCTACACAAAgtatatcatgttcaagtatgAAGCCTTCTTGCACCTACTACTTTCACACATTACCCACTACAagtaaaattatattcaaattttgcTGCTTTTGATCAGGAAATTTCAAGGTGCAATGCATGTTGTGGCTGTATCAGAATTTGCGGTAtgttttttaacatttttttagtgtattcttttttgtttgtttgttgtgAATGTGCATTTTGGTTTTTACAGATGTTTATTAATTTGGACAATTCGTTGGAGAGTTATTGGATTCGGTTGCTGGTGCGAGAGTGGGCGCAGTTGTTCATCTTCTTGTACATAGGGtaactattttaatttattttaatttttgataattttttatgaGGTATATAATTAATAGGGGAGCAAAATGTAAATATAATTTGAGGGTGTTTGTATTTGATGCAGATGGATCTTTAGGTCTCAACAATTGGTGCCTCGTTTCTCAGTTATGCCCATTTTGAGGTCTAAAGGAGAGGCAATTATACCTCCAATTTACAGCATCGTAAGTCTTGATCATATCTTAATTGATCAAATTAACCTTTTGAATGACTTGGGACAACGTGATTGatcttgaaaataattaattaatttatataatgtGCAGGAAATGGATGCGGAGACGTTTAAAGAATTCAGATGTCACGAGTGGCAGATTGGAGTGGTAAGTAAATGTGAAAATGAAGGTTTGATTTTGAAGAATTTTTGGGTTGATTAGTGTGTGTTTGTGCAGCCAAGTGTGGCGTGCAAGAGAAGCGTCAACATCAAGGATTCTTCATCAGTTCTAGTAGTGATTCAGCATCCGCATTTGCCTAACCACATATGATTAATCCACAACCGTTGGATCT
It contains:
- the LOC130992456 gene encoding uncharacterized protein LOC130992456, with translation METSATAGDGVSACYKPLPPLYFAFMLLWLLSAVSWTFNTYRNRHFQPNKLQWMLASVPWIKSLQLSFSFLFWYTCFYSNVCSLWMSFGVYIMGVLFQTFGLISFFLISHGYCITCHRLSLSERRTVAALGCVFYLTLVGYRASVPYFSVILLLNYVLVFYIIFNHVAHNITVLRDQLSFIDNQDVHAMYDAVYTKYIMFKKFQGAMHVVAVSEFAMFINLDNSLESYWIRLLVREWAQLFIFLYIGWIFRSQQLVPRFSVMPILRSKGEAIIPPIYSIEMDAETFKEFRCHEWQIGVPSVACKRSVNIKDSSSVLVVIQHPHLPNHI